In Flavivirga abyssicola, the following are encoded in one genomic region:
- a CDS encoding RagB/SusD family nutrient uptake outer membrane protein gives MKIYNTSKSTKFLLVLMVVFLSSCSKEFIDEPQNTAGLPESIVFSDREIVQSFITGIYDRYKGQWDDDLTDGENTSDPDTGGLYAMYFARTVKGNDLILAPTFYRFDYAHDNRLPTFRRTSFTWTFNYEIINYANVLINGLANSSLDDATKKEFTAVGKAIRAFHYFQIALEFAPNYNTDRTSSRIPIYTEPATGSSAGNSPSPLTDVYDLILSDLKSAIQDLPEERLGKSYINKAVANGILARVLLVTQDDWDLASAAAKAAYGGNATTAVVSSNWGNGFNELSDQDWLWGHFQNGTNESNFFWMAPHVFTDHLTASLQNTYINTNFRDEFADTDVRKLFQDIYNSATPYREFVTTKFVFTFASDVPLMRKSEMVLIDAEAQYNLNNESGARDLLFALQKDRDPGATLSTNSGSDLMDEILLERRKELYGELGIEWFDAKRLSRPINRDAVHRVIVNVPADSELFYLTIPQSEIDANPNMDESINQ, from the coding sequence ATGAAAATATATAATACATCAAAAAGCACAAAATTTCTACTGGTTTTAATGGTAGTCTTTTTGTCTAGTTGCTCAAAAGAGTTTATAGATGAGCCTCAGAATACGGCAGGCCTTCCAGAGTCAATAGTCTTTTCAGATAGAGAAATTGTACAGTCTTTTATAACAGGTATTTATGATAGATATAAAGGGCAGTGGGATGATGATTTAACAGATGGTGAAAATACTTCAGATCCAGATACAGGGGGCTTATATGCCATGTATTTTGCGAGGACAGTTAAAGGAAATGACTTAATCCTAGCACCTACATTTTATAGGTTTGATTATGCCCATGATAATAGACTGCCTACTTTTAGAAGAACAAGTTTTACGTGGACTTTTAATTACGAAATAATTAATTATGCTAATGTATTAATTAATGGATTAGCAAATAGTAGTCTCGATGATGCGACGAAAAAAGAATTTACTGCTGTGGGGAAAGCCATAAGGGCATTTCATTATTTTCAAATAGCCTTAGAGTTCGCTCCTAATTATAATACAGATAGGACGAGCTCTAGAATTCCTATTTATACAGAACCAGCTACAGGGTCTTCAGCTGGTAACTCTCCAAGCCCATTAACCGATGTTTATGACTTAATATTGTCTGATCTTAAATCTGCAATTCAGGATTTACCTGAGGAAAGGCTTGGTAAAAGTTATATTAATAAAGCTGTTGCTAATGGGATATTAGCTAGAGTTTTATTAGTCACTCAGGATGATTGGGATTTAGCCTCTGCTGCTGCTAAAGCAGCTTATGGAGGTAATGCGACAACGGCAGTGGTATCTTCAAATTGGGGTAATGGGTTTAATGAATTATCGGATCAAGATTGGCTATGGGGACATTTTCAAAATGGTACAAACGAAAGCAATTTTTTTTGGATGGCACCTCATGTATTCACAGATCATTTAACAGCATCGCTTCAAAACACCTATATAAATACAAATTTCAGAGATGAGTTTGCAGATACCGATGTTAGAAAGCTGTTTCAGGATATTTATAATTCAGCAACACCTTACAGAGAATTCGTGACGACTAAGTTTGTTTTTACGTTTGCATCAGATGTTCCTTTAATGCGAAAGTCTGAAATGGTATTAATTGATGCTGAAGCTCAATATAATTTAAATAACGAATCTGGAGCTAGGGATTTACTTTTTGCATTACAAAAAGATAGAGATCCGGGAGCGACATTATCCACCAATTCCGGAAGCGATCTGATGGATGAGATTTTACTGGAAAGACGCAAAGAGTTATATGGCGAATTAGGTATTGAATGGTTTGATGCCAAAAGATTAAGTAGGCCTATTAATAGAGACGCTGTACATAGGGTAATTGTGAATGTTCCTGCTGATAGTGAATTGTTTTATTTAACTATTCCACAGTCAGAAATAGATGCTAATCCTAATATGGACGAAAGTATAAATCAATAA